AAAGATGATGTACAGTTCATTCATGCATCTACCAAGTTGGGGGTAATGGAAACAAACCTCATGGCCGATTACTTCAAAAAGATCTTCATCAAAGCTAGAAGACCGCCTTATTTATAATGAAAAATCTATTTGGTTTCAATTGGAGAAATGCGAATGAAAAGATTCATCCCGCACTATTCTAGCTCTTCCAAATCATAGTCAGCACCTTTGCCATAGCGAATCAGGTCTATTAGGTAGTATTCTTCCAGACTGTTTAGGTCCTTTACCAGAAAATCCTCCGTGTTGATTTTCAATATTTTAAATTCAAACTTTTCTCCATAATTGGTCAGTCGGTACTTCTTCCCTGTCCGTAAAACATCAAATGAAATAGGCATAATGTAAACTTTGAGACAAAACATTCAATTTTCAAGCTAAAAACAAAACTTATTCGAGCTGATTTTGATTTAAGTACTTAGGTTAATTATTTATGAGAAAGAAAATCAGCTATATAGGTTTAAGCTTTTTGGTCACTGTTGCCATCACACTGTTATTTGCCAGCTGCCTCAGGCTTAGAACCAATGATACAGCCGTACTGGACAAGTTAGCAGCTAGAGATGTAGGTGGAGGGGTTTGTTATTTCACTATTTCTGATCGAACCATGAGATACGCTTATGCAGGAGCTGACACCTTGCCTTTGTTGGTGTTGCTTCATGGAGCACCTGGTTCTTCTTCAGGGCTACTGGATTTTCTCACAGATTCTCTGCTACTTTCACATGTCAAGATCATCACCCCGGATAGGGCAGGCTATGGATACTCAGGCTTTGGAAGATCCGAGGTATCTTTGGAAATTCAAGCCAAGTACATTGCAGAAATCATACAGCGGCAGGCATTTGGGCAGCCGGTGATTGTAATGGGCAATTCCTATGGGGGGAGTGTTGCTGCAAGGCTTGCGATGGACTATCCGGAGCTGTTGGATGGGCTACTGCTTATTTCCACAGCTGTGGCTCCAGGAGAGGAGAAAATCTATGGCATCTCCCGACCCTTGCACTTTTTGGGACTGAAATGGTTGATTCCTTCGGTATTGAGAGTAGCCAATGACGAAAAAATGTATCATTTTCGAGAGTTGGAAAAGATGTCAGCTTATTGGGATAATATCAAGGTACCTGTATGGATGCTGCACGGAGAGGCTGACCAATTGATTTATCCGGGAAATGCGCTTTATGCCAAAAAGCGCCTGAAAGGAAGACCATTCAAACTGATTACACTGCCCGAACAGGATCACTATATTATCTGGAATAAACCTGAGCTTGTAAAGGAAACTATCATGAACGCCTTGGTAGAACTGCAAATAGCGCCACCCGAAATCCTGGCTGACGCAAGCTTGGATTGGTCTGAGGCAGTTAACAGCATATCTGCTGATGAAACACCTATAAGAAATGATTTCTCGCATTAGGTGATGTTCAAAATGAGATTTACCTATTGTCTCAGAAAATCAAAGCTGTGTGCTGGAATTACAACTTCATTCTTTTAAATATACCTTCCGGAATAAGTTTAATGACCAGCATGATGATTGCCCAAATTGGGCTCACATAAATCACATTTTTCTTCTTACTTATGCCTCTGAGGATTTGCTTGGCTGCTTTTTCTGGAGAACTTGTGAGAGCAGGAGGCAAATCCAGACCGGCAGTCATCTTGGTATCCATAAATCCCGGTTTCACGGTCATCACATGTATCCCTTTAGCGTATAGACTGTTTCTTAGCCCCGAAAGCCAAGTGCTGAACCCTGCTTTGGCACTTCCATAATAAAAATTACTACCTCTGCCTCTCTCACCAGCTACAGAACTGATGCCTACTATCATTCCTTTGCCTTGTCTGATAAAATAATCTGCCAATGCACTACCAATTGACACTGCACCGGTATAGTTGCTCATGATGATTTTTTCTGCTTCCTGCCATTCAACAAGCGCTTTTTCTTGATCTCCCAAATACCCAAACACGATCACAGCGGTGTCTATACCATCAGGAAGGGCATTTACCCAATCCCTATGCGCTGATACCTGGCTCGCGTCAAAATCCCTTAATGTCACATTGACACCAAAGCGGATTTGTAGGTCTTTTTGCATAGGCTCTAATTCATGCCCTTTTCTCGCTGCCAATACCAGGTCTTTGCCAGATTCAGCGATTTGTTCGGCCATCGCACGAGATATATCTGAGTTGGCTCCTAAAAGCAGTACTTTATTCATATTTCAGTGGTTTTTTTGGTCAGCACAAGCCTTTGAGAAAGTATGGACTGAAACTTTGACTTCGGATTATATTTCTCCATTAACTGAGCTATTTGTTTTCTGGAGGTATAACTTTCATTGAACATTTCAGGACTCATTCTGGCATCTTTTGTCAGATAGATGCGTCCCCCAAATTTTAATACCAAT
This DNA window, taken from Gloeocapsopsis sp. IPPAS B-1203, encodes the following:
- a CDS encoding alpha/beta hydrolase, with protein sequence MRKKISYIGLSFLVTVAITLLFASCLRLRTNDTAVLDKLAARDVGGGVCYFTISDRTMRYAYAGADTLPLLVLLHGAPGSSSGLLDFLTDSLLLSHVKIITPDRAGYGYSGFGRSEVSLEIQAKYIAEIIQRQAFGQPVIVMGNSYGGSVAARLAMDYPELLDGLLLISTAVAPGEEKIYGISRPLHFLGLKWLIPSVLRVANDEKMYHFRELEKMSAYWDNIKVPVWMLHGEADQLIYPGNALYAKKRLKGRPFKLITLPEQDHYIIWNKPELVKETIMNALVELQIAPPEILADASLDWSEAVNSISADETPIRNDFSH
- a CDS encoding SDR family oxidoreductase, yielding MNKVLLLGANSDISRAMAEQIAESGKDLVLAARKGHELEPMQKDLQIRFGVNVTLRDFDASQVSAHRDWVNALPDGIDTAVIVFGYLGDQEKALVEWQEAEKIIMSNYTGAVSIGSALADYFIRQGKGMIVGISSVAGERGRGSNFYYGSAKAGFSTWLSGLRNSLYAKGIHVMTVKPGFMDTKMTAGLDLPPALTSSPEKAAKQILRGISKKKNVIYVSPIWAIIMLVIKLIPEGIFKRMKL